The DNA window CTGATTGGCGTCGCCGCCGAGGAATTTGCCGCCACCATCGGCGACGCGGTGCCGAACACCATCGTCGAGACGCTCGATCGTGCCGTTTCCGAGGCGCTGACCGATGCGTTGGCAGCCACCGAGGCGGGCGGCAGCGAGGCGGTGGTGCTGTTGTCGCCGGCCTGTGCGTCCTACGACCAGTTCAAGAACTTCGAGGTACGCGGCGATCACTTCCGCGAACTCGTGCTTACCGATCCTCGCGTCAAGCCGTTCCAGGAGAAGGCCTGATGGTCTCGCGTGCCGAACGAAACCCGATAGCCGACTGGTGGTTCACCGTCGATAAACTGCTGCTCATCGCCTTTCTGGCGCTGATCTTCGGCGGCATCGTGCTGTCGCTGGCGGCGAGTCCCGCCGTCGCCGAACGCATTGGCATCGCCGATAGCTATTATTTCGTGAAGCGTCAGGCGATGTTCGCCATCCCCGCCGTCTTCACGCTGATCGCCGTTTCCTTCCTATCGCCGAAGCACATCAGAAGGATGGCGCTGGTGGGCTTTGTCGTCTGCGTCGGTCTGTTGATCCTGACGCTGCTGATTGGCCCGGAGGTGAAGGGCGGTCGCCGCTGGATCATCATCCTGGGCATGTCGGTGCAGCCGTCGGAATTCATGAAGCCGATGTTCGCCGTATTGGTCGGCTTCCTGCTCGCCGAGGGTCAGAAGCGGCCGGAATTGCCCGGTCGCAGTTTCTCGATGCTGCTGCTCGGCATCGTGGCTGCACTGTTCATCGCTCAGCCTGACTTCGGCCAGACCATGCTGATCTGCCTGACCTGGGCGGGGTTGTTCTTTATCTCCGGCATGAGCTGGATGTGGATCCTTGTTTTCGCCGGAGCTGGTGCCGGCGGCATCCTCTCGGCCTATACCCTGGTGCCGCATGTTCGCTCGCGTATCGAGCGCTTCATGAACCCCGAGGCGGGCGATACCTTCCAGGTGCAGACGGCGCAGGAAGCCTTCGTCAATGGCGGCTGGTGGGGGCAGGGACCGGGCGAGGGCACGTTCAAACGCATCCTGCCCGACAGCCACACCGACTTCGTGTTCGCCGTGCTCGGCGAAGAATTCGGCCTGGTGCTCTGCATGTGTCTGGTGCTGGTGTTCGCCTTCGTGGTGCTGCGCGGCATGAGCCATGCGCTGAAAGAAAACGACAGCTATGTCCGCCTCGCGGCCACCGGCCTCATCATGCAGTTCGGTCTGCAGTCCTGCATCAACATGGCGGTGAACCTGCAGTTGATGCCGGCCAAGGGCATGACGCTGCCGTTCATTTCCTATGGCGGCTCGTCGCTGGTGGCGGTGGCGCTCTCCATGGGCATGCTGCTGGCACTGACCCGCAAGCGGCCCGACCAGACCCGGTTCGTGGCACCGATCGAATTTTCGCCGCTGCCAAGCCGAGGCTGATCCATGACCCGTACCATTCTGATCGCCGCCGGGGGAACCGGCGGCCATCTCTTCCCCGCCGAGTCGCTTGCCTATGCGCTCGCCCCACGCGGCTTCGACGTGCATCTGGCCACCGATCATCGCGCCAATAATTACGGCTCCGAGTTCCCGGCCCGCGAGATCCACATCATCGCCTCGGCGACCTTTGGCGACCGCTCGCCGCTCGGTTTGCTCAAGTCCGCCGCCAATCTGGTGCTCGGCGAAGCGCAGTCGCTGTCGCTGGTCCGCCGTCTCGACCCAGCGGTGACCATCGGCTTTGGCGGCTATCCGACGCTGCCGCCGCTTCTCGCCGCCTGGCTGACCCACCGTCCGACCATCGTCCATGAATCCAACGCGGTGATGGGGCGCGCCAACCGCTTCCTCGCCTCGCGGGTGACGGCGATCGCCACCACCTTCAAGGATACCGGCCTGATGGGCACCGGCGCCGCTCGCGCCGTCGTCACCGGCAATCCGGTGCGGCCGAAGGTGCTCGCCGCCGTGGCGCCCTACCGCCAGCCTGAAGCGGACGGCAAGATCGACCTTCTGGTGTTCGGCGGTAGCCAAGGCGCCCGGGTGTTCGGCGAAATCGTGCCACCGGCGCTGGAAAAATTGCCGGCCGACATTGCGGCCCGGCTGCGCCTCGTGCAGCAGGTTCGGCCCGAGGACATCGACCGGGTCGGCGCCATCTACGCCCGGCTCGGCATCGACCACGAGATCGCGCCCTTCTTCACCGACCTGCCGGCCCGGATCGCCAATGCTCACCTCGTTGTCTGCCGATCGGGCGCGTCGTCGGTGGCGGAGCTGACCGTCATCGGCCGGCCATCGATCTTGGTGCCGCTGCCGCATGCCCTCGACAACGACCAGAAGACCAACGCTATCGGTCTGGAGAGGGCCGGTGGCGCCCTTATGGCCGAGCAGGCATCGCTGACGCCGGAGAAACTCGCCGACCTCATAGCCGGTCTCACGCGGGCGCCTGAGCGTCTCTCTGCCATGGCCGCGGCCGCCAAGGGCGAAGGTCGCCCCGACGCGGTGGAGCGGCTCGCCGATCTCGTTGAATTCATCGCCTCCGGCGGCAAGCCCGCCGATTTTGCTTCTAGGGAAATACGTCCATGAAAATGCCCCGCGACATCGGGCCGGTTCATTTCGTCGGCATCGGCGGCATCGGCATGAGCGGCATCGCCGAGGTGCTGCAAGACCTCGGCTACCGCGTGCAAGGGTCCGATCAAGCCGAGGGCGCCAACGTCGAGCGCCTGCGCGCCTCCGGCATCCCCGTGATGATCGGCCACAAGGGCGAAAACCTCGGCGCCGCCGAGGTGCTGGTGGTGTCGTCTGCGATCAAGCACGACAATCCCGAGCTGGTGGCGGCCCGCGAGCGGCACCTGCCGATCGTCCGTAGAGCCGAGATGCTGGCCGAGCTGATGCGCTTCAAGCAGGCGATCGCCGTCGGCGGCACCCACGGCAAGACGACCACCACCTCGCTGGTGGCGGCGCTGCTCGATGCCGGTGGGTTCGACCCGACGGTGATCAACGGTGGCATCATCAACGCCTACGGTACAAACGCTCGCATGGGCGCCGGTGACTGGATGGTGGTGGAGGCCGACGAGAGCGACGGCACCTTCGTGAAACTGCCGGCCGACATCGCAATCGTCACCAATATCGATCCCGAGCACCTCGACCACTACGGCACGTTCGACGCCGCCCGCGCCGCCTTCCGGCAGTTCATCGAGAACGTGCCCTTCTACGGCTTCGCGGTGATGTGCCTCGATCACCCGGAGGTGCAGGCGCTGGTGTCGAAGATCGAGGATCACCGGATCATCACCTACGGCCAGAACCCGCAGGCTGACGCCCGCTTCACCGACCTCCGGATCGAGGGCGGTCACTCACGCTTTTCGGTGGAGATCCGCGATCGTGTCAGCGGTGAAGAGACGGTCATTCCGGCACTGGAACTGCCGATGCCCGGCCGCCACAATGTCTCCAACGCCACGGCGGCGATCGCCGTCGCCCACCGGCTCGGCATTTCGGCTGAGGCGATCCGCAAGGGCCTCGCAGCCTTTGGCGGTGTCAAGCGTCGCTTCACCCGCACCGGCGACTTCAACGGCGTCACCGTTTACGACGACTATGGTCATCATCCGGTGGAGATCATGGCGGTGCTGCGGGCGGCGCGCGAGGGGGCGACCGGCAAGGTGGTGGCGGTGATGCAGCCGCACCGCTATAGCCGCCTGCATTCGTTGTTCCCGGACTTCTGCAAGGCGTTCAACGACGCCGACACGGTGATCATCGGCGACGTCTACCCGGCCGGTGAGCAGCCGATCGAGGGCGCCGACAAGGATCACCTCGTTTCCGGCATCAAGGCGGCCGGCCATCGCGACGCCCGCGCCCTCGAAGGCCCTGACAAGCTTGCCGGCGCCATCGCTTCGATCGTCAAGCCGGGCGACATGGTGGTTTGTCTCGGCGCCGGCAACATCACCCAGTGGGCCTATGCGCTGCCGGGGCAGCTCAAGGCACTGGCGGGGGTAGAGTGATGACCCTTTGCGCCCGTCTCGGCGACACCTCGCATATCCGCGGCCCGATCGAAGACAACCGGTCGCTGAAGGACCTCGTGTGGTTCAGGGTCGGCGGTCCGGCGGAAATCCTGTTCCTGCCGGCTGACGAGGCCGACCTCCAGGCCTTCCTGAAGCTTTTGCCGCGGGATGTGCCGGTCACCGTCATCGGGCTTGGCTCCAACCTTTTGATCCGCGATGGCGGCATCGAGGGTGTGGTGATCCGCTTGTCGGTGCGTGGTTTCGGCGGCGCCGAGGCGCTGTCGCCCACGCGCATTCGGGCGGGTGCCGCCATTCCCGACAAGTTCCTCGCCGCCAAGGCGCTGGAACTCGGCCTTTCGGGCTTTGCCTTCTACCACGGTATTCCCGGCGGCCTCGGCGGCGCGCTGACCATGAACGCCGGAGCCCATGGCTCTGAGACCGCCGAACGGGTGGTCGAGGTGCGTGGCGTTACCCGAGAGGGCGAGGCGGTGACGCTGCCGGTCGGCGAGCTCGGCTATTCCTATCGCCATTCGGCGCCGCCAGCCGGCTTCATCTTCACGTCGGCGGTGCTGGAAGGCGTTCCCGCCGACAAGGAGAGCATCTCCCTGGCGATG is part of the Pleomorphomonas sp. PLEO genome and encodes:
- a CDS encoding FtsW/RodA/SpoVE family cell cycle protein, which codes for MVSRAERNPIADWWFTVDKLLLIAFLALIFGGIVLSLAASPAVAERIGIADSYYFVKRQAMFAIPAVFTLIAVSFLSPKHIRRMALVGFVVCVGLLILTLLIGPEVKGGRRWIIILGMSVQPSEFMKPMFAVLVGFLLAEGQKRPELPGRSFSMLLLGIVAALFIAQPDFGQTMLICLTWAGLFFISGMSWMWILVFAGAGAGGILSAYTLVPHVRSRIERFMNPEAGDTFQVQTAQEAFVNGGWWGQGPGEGTFKRILPDSHTDFVFAVLGEEFGLVLCMCLVLVFAFVVLRGMSHALKENDSYVRLAATGLIMQFGLQSCINMAVNLQLMPAKGMTLPFISYGGSSLVAVALSMGMLLALTRKRPDQTRFVAPIEFSPLPSRG
- the murG gene encoding undecaprenyldiphospho-muramoylpentapeptide beta-N-acetylglucosaminyltransferase; the protein is MTRTILIAAGGTGGHLFPAESLAYALAPRGFDVHLATDHRANNYGSEFPAREIHIIASATFGDRSPLGLLKSAANLVLGEAQSLSLVRRLDPAVTIGFGGYPTLPPLLAAWLTHRPTIVHESNAVMGRANRFLASRVTAIATTFKDTGLMGTGAARAVVTGNPVRPKVLAAVAPYRQPEADGKIDLLVFGGSQGARVFGEIVPPALEKLPADIAARLRLVQQVRPEDIDRVGAIYARLGIDHEIAPFFTDLPARIANAHLVVCRSGASSVAELTVIGRPSILVPLPHALDNDQKTNAIGLERAGGALMAEQASLTPEKLADLIAGLTRAPERLSAMAAAAKGEGRPDAVERLADLVEFIASGGKPADFASREIRP
- the murC gene encoding UDP-N-acetylmuramate--L-alanine ligase, whose amino-acid sequence is MKMPRDIGPVHFVGIGGIGMSGIAEVLQDLGYRVQGSDQAEGANVERLRASGIPVMIGHKGENLGAAEVLVVSSAIKHDNPELVAARERHLPIVRRAEMLAELMRFKQAIAVGGTHGKTTTTSLVAALLDAGGFDPTVINGGIINAYGTNARMGAGDWMVVEADESDGTFVKLPADIAIVTNIDPEHLDHYGTFDAARAAFRQFIENVPFYGFAVMCLDHPEVQALVSKIEDHRIITYGQNPQADARFTDLRIEGGHSRFSVEIRDRVSGEETVIPALELPMPGRHNVSNATAAIAVAHRLGISAEAIRKGLAAFGGVKRRFTRTGDFNGVTVYDDYGHHPVEIMAVLRAAREGATGKVVAVMQPHRYSRLHSLFPDFCKAFNDADTVIIGDVYPAGEQPIEGADKDHLVSGIKAAGHRDARALEGPDKLAGAIASIVKPGDMVVCLGAGNITQWAYALPGQLKALAGVE
- the murB gene encoding UDP-N-acetylmuramate dehydrogenase; the encoded protein is MTLCARLGDTSHIRGPIEDNRSLKDLVWFRVGGPAEILFLPADEADLQAFLKLLPRDVPVTVIGLGSNLLIRDGGIEGVVIRLSVRGFGGAEALSPTRIRAGAAIPDKFLAAKALELGLSGFAFYHGIPGGLGGALTMNAGAHGSETAERVVEVRGVTREGEAVTLPVGELGYSYRHSAPPAGFIFTSAVLEGVPADKESISLAMKAVTEHREASQPIKARTGGSTFKNPPGQSAWKLIDAAGCRGLKIGDAQVSEMHCNFLINTGEATAHDVELLGETARARVFETSGIRLDWEIKRLGAFAPGAEVEPFLGK